The following coding sequences are from one Caballeronia sp. SBC1 window:
- a CDS encoding TetR/AcrR family transcriptional regulator: MGHSQAEKAATHQRIVDVAARRFRELGLDGIGVADVMKEAGMTVGGFYKHFESRDELVTEALEVAFKSLDVWEARAENLAQAVRDYLSEAHRDAPGQGCALGALLGDVGRSNDATREVFTERVKHNLAFSEGLLDIADPAERRARAMLQLSACLGAIGLARAVSDPALSKEILDGVAGQLMPLLPGPPV; the protein is encoded by the coding sequence ATGGGACATTCACAGGCAGAGAAGGCGGCAACGCATCAGCGGATCGTCGATGTGGCGGCGCGACGCTTTCGGGAACTTGGACTGGACGGCATTGGCGTTGCCGATGTCATGAAGGAAGCCGGTATGACGGTCGGCGGTTTCTACAAGCATTTTGAATCGCGTGACGAACTCGTGACTGAGGCGCTCGAGGTTGCATTCAAGAGTCTCGACGTATGGGAAGCACGTGCAGAAAATCTCGCACAGGCGGTGCGCGATTACCTGAGTGAAGCGCATCGCGATGCACCCGGGCAAGGCTGCGCGCTGGGCGCGTTGCTGGGTGATGTTGGGCGCAGCAACGACGCCACACGCGAAGTATTCACTGAACGGGTCAAGCACAACCTCGCGTTCTCCGAAGGTTTGCTCGATATCGCCGACCCGGCTGAGCGCCGTGCCCGCGCCATGCTGCAACTGAGCGCCTGTCTCGGCGCGATCGGTTTGGCGAGAGCGGTCTCGGACCCGGCTTTGTCGAAGGAAATTCTGGACGGCGTCGCTGGGCAACTGATGCCCTTGTTGCCAGGGCCGCCCGTTTGA
- a CDS encoding short-chain fatty acid transporter: protein MQKITGFFTELMRKYLPDPFVFAIGLTLLTMILAVLVQGQGIVALTTSWGKGFWTLLAFTTQMAVILAMGYVLATAPLTERFLDRIVMRVHDPRMAIIVATLVGGIGSYLNWGFGLVIGGIVARKLALSVKGVHYPLIIASAYSGFTLYGLGLSASIPVLISTKGHPMEAQMGVIPLSETIFSPTMLVTSLVVLITLPLLNAWLHPKPGQPVTEIDRTLEERTRAAQAAVPADVGDEHTFASRLNNSRLLSGLIGLTGVVYVVLYFHGGGTMDLNLINFIILFLGIILLGTPIRYVEKLNEGIRTISGIILQYPFYAGIMAIMASSGLVNTFSEFFVKIATPHTLPFWGLISSFFINFFAPSGGGHWVIQGPFMIEAAKAIGASVGHTATAVMLGNAWNDLIQPFWILPALALSKLKLKDIMGYTVIMMFWIGIVYTVAILAWG from the coding sequence ATGCAGAAAATAACAGGATTCTTCACCGAACTGATGCGCAAGTATTTGCCCGATCCGTTCGTATTTGCCATTGGGCTGACCCTTCTCACCATGATCCTTGCCGTATTGGTGCAGGGCCAGGGCATAGTGGCGCTGACAACAAGCTGGGGAAAGGGCTTCTGGACGCTGCTCGCATTCACCACGCAAATGGCCGTGATCCTCGCGATGGGTTACGTGCTTGCGACCGCGCCGCTGACCGAGCGATTCCTCGATCGCATTGTCATGCGAGTGCACGATCCGCGCATGGCGATCATTGTTGCAACGCTGGTGGGCGGCATCGGCAGTTATCTCAACTGGGGCTTCGGGCTCGTGATCGGCGGCATTGTCGCGCGCAAGCTGGCGCTCAGTGTGAAGGGTGTGCATTACCCGTTGATCATTGCGTCGGCCTATAGCGGTTTCACGCTTTACGGTCTCGGTTTGTCGGCGAGCATTCCTGTGCTTATCTCAACCAAGGGCCATCCCATGGAAGCGCAGATGGGCGTGATTCCGCTCTCGGAAACCATCTTCTCGCCGACCATGCTCGTGACCAGCCTGGTCGTACTGATCACGTTGCCCTTGCTCAACGCGTGGCTGCATCCGAAGCCGGGCCAGCCGGTGACCGAGATCGACCGTACGCTTGAGGAGCGCACGCGAGCAGCTCAAGCGGCTGTTCCCGCCGACGTCGGCGACGAACACACGTTCGCCAGCCGCCTGAACAACAGCCGGCTGTTGAGCGGCTTGATTGGATTGACCGGCGTGGTCTACGTGGTGCTGTATTTCCACGGCGGCGGCACGATGGACCTGAATCTGATCAACTTCATCATCCTGTTTCTTGGGATTATCTTGCTGGGTACGCCGATCCGTTACGTGGAGAAACTCAACGAAGGCATTCGTACAATCAGCGGCATCATCCTGCAATATCCGTTTTACGCCGGCATTATGGCAATCATGGCGTCGTCGGGACTGGTCAATACGTTTTCCGAGTTCTTCGTCAAGATCGCGACGCCGCATACGTTGCCGTTCTGGGGTCTCATCAGTTCGTTCTTCATCAATTTCTTCGCGCCCTCAGGCGGCGGTCACTGGGTCATCCAAGGACCGTTCATGATCGAGGCGGCGAAGGCGATTGGTGCGTCCGTCGGTCATACAGCCACCGCCGTGATGCTCGGAAACGCCTGGAACGACTTGATCCAGCCGTTCTGGATCTTGCCGGCGCTCGCGTTGTCGAAGCTCAAGCTGAAGGACATTATGGGCTATACCGTCATCATGATGTTCTGGATCGGAATTGTTTATACCGTCGCAATTCTTGCATGGGGCTAG
- a CDS encoding YciI family protein: MAFIIETWDKPGYAPLRIQERDVHLAYLEANKALLLACGAKLQDDGSNAGGGLYVVDLDTREEAERFIAEDPFALAGLFERVTITRWRKAYVDGNGYL; encoded by the coding sequence ATGGCGTTCATTATCGAAACGTGGGACAAGCCAGGTTACGCCCCACTGCGTATTCAGGAGCGCGACGTTCATTTGGCTTATCTCGAAGCAAACAAGGCACTGTTGCTTGCGTGCGGCGCGAAACTCCAGGACGACGGCAGCAACGCGGGTGGCGGCTTGTATGTGGTCGACCTCGACACGCGCGAGGAAGCCGAACGTTTCATTGCGGAGGACCCGTTCGCGCTTGCCGGTTTATTCGAGCGCGTGACGATTACACGCTGGCGTAAGGCATATGTAGACGGCAACGGTTATCTGTAG
- a CDS encoding DUF427 domain-containing protein: protein MQTKTARIPGPDHPITIEPNPARITISMGGQVIADTREALTLREASYPAVQYIPRKDVDMSLLQRTDHATYCPYKGDCSYYSIPLGGERSVNAVWTYEDTYPAVAQIKDHLAFYTDRVDKFDVKPAG from the coding sequence ATGCAGACCAAAACAGCCAGGATTCCCGGGCCTGATCATCCCATCACGATCGAGCCCAACCCCGCGCGCATCACTATCTCCATGGGCGGCCAGGTCATTGCAGACACGCGCGAGGCGCTGACCTTGCGTGAAGCGTCGTACCCGGCGGTTCAGTACATTCCGCGCAAGGACGTCGACATGTCGCTGTTGCAGCGCACCGACCACGCGACCTATTGCCCGTACAAAGGGGACTGCTCGTACTACAGCATCCCGCTGGGCGGTGAACGTTCCGTGAATGCGGTATGGACCTATGAAGACACCTATCCGGCGGTCGCACAGATCAAGGATCATCTGGCTTTCTATACGGATCGCGTAGACAAGTTCGACGTGAAGCCGGCAGGCTGA
- a CDS encoding DUF4148 domain-containing protein, translating into MALPHQKISLFVENLVMYRIRMAAMALVVSVSIAGLTAPVAMAQTASSDMGASTPKQAQKAQRKAARKAARAKKNAELKDLEKNGYQPGGDQTNYPQNIQNAEKKSAAEKAKAASAP; encoded by the coding sequence ATGGCGCTACCGCACCAAAAAATATCGCTTTTTGTGGAGAATCTCGTTATGTACCGAATCCGCATGGCTGCAATGGCTCTTGTTGTATCAGTATCGATTGCCGGGCTGACTGCCCCGGTCGCGATGGCGCAAACCGCCAGCTCCGACATGGGTGCTTCCACACCGAAGCAGGCGCAGAAGGCGCAACGCAAGGCCGCCCGCAAGGCTGCCCGCGCCAAGAAAAACGCCGAACTGAAGGATCTGGAAAAGAACGGCTACCAGCCAGGCGGTGACCAGACCAACTACCCGCAAAATATTCAAAATGCGGAGAAGAAGTCGGCGGCTGAGAAAGCCAAGGCAGCTTCCGCGCCCTGA
- a CDS encoding CBS domain-containing protein, translating into MATVAQLLSSKTDQSFHTIEASASVFDAIKVMAHKQIGALVVTSGEHITGIVTERDYARKIVLHDRLSKETPVGDVMSKTIRYVRLNQTTDECMTIMTENRVRHLPVIDAGLLIGMVSIGDLVRNLIVEQQFTIHQLEHYIRGSSHAAELEAETR; encoded by the coding sequence ATGGCAACAGTCGCACAATTGCTGAGCTCGAAAACAGATCAGTCATTTCATACGATCGAGGCGTCGGCGAGTGTCTTCGACGCTATCAAGGTGATGGCGCATAAACAAATCGGCGCGCTCGTGGTCACATCCGGAGAGCACATCACCGGCATTGTGACCGAGCGCGACTATGCCCGGAAAATCGTGCTGCACGACCGGTTGTCAAAAGAGACACCAGTGGGCGATGTCATGTCGAAAACCATCCGGTACGTTCGCCTTAATCAAACGACAGACGAATGCATGACGATCATGACCGAAAACCGCGTACGTCATCTTCCGGTGATCGACGCTGGTCTGCTGATCGGCATGGTATCAATCGGCGATCTCGTCAGGAACCTGATCGTCGAGCAACAGTTCACGATCCACCAGTTGGAACACTACATTCGCGGCAGTAGCCATGCAGCAGAGTTGGAAGCGGAAACGCGCTAG
- the hfq gene encoding RNA chaperone Hfq — MDTQVRVFIGLANIRKLIFRAKFELPGAALLEMGQAVGGATIWHHSVTERQDTVAFGQRKLFKRDSRASPPAAHCVMPQDSGGCLPEQSEILTSGRMRMATEPQQQSQSDVLNAARKERKRVAIFLVNGVRLVGHIESFDQYLVMLSSAAGIQAVYKHSISTIQEDTGKPFTAGAARTGTGAPRDADSKRPVAISHKRRLPMNMGGE; from the coding sequence TTGGACACGCAGGTGCGCGTTTTTATCGGGCTTGCGAATATTCGGAAACTGATTTTTCGTGCGAAATTTGAACTCCCGGGAGCGGCGTTGCTCGAAATGGGGCAAGCGGTGGGCGGCGCCACCATCTGGCATCATAGTGTTACCGAGCGGCAAGACACGGTAGCATTCGGTCAGCGTAAGCTGTTTAAGCGGGATTCGAGAGCGAGTCCACCGGCCGCGCACTGTGTAATGCCTCAAGATTCCGGTGGATGTCTGCCGGAACAGTCTGAAATACTAACGTCAGGTCGAATGAGAATGGCTACAGAACCCCAGCAGCAAAGTCAGAGCGACGTGCTTAACGCCGCCCGCAAAGAGCGTAAGCGTGTCGCAATTTTCCTCGTCAACGGGGTACGGTTGGTTGGCCACATCGAATCGTTCGACCAGTATCTGGTCATGCTGAGTTCCGCCGCCGGCATTCAGGCGGTTTACAAGCACTCGATTTCGACCATCCAGGAAGACACGGGCAAACCATTCACCGCCGGGGCGGCACGCACCGGCACGGGCGCACCGCGGGACGCGGACTCAAAGCGTCCCGTTGCAATTTCCCATAAGCGGCGTTTGCCGATGAATATGGGCGGCGAATGA
- a CDS encoding LLM class flavin-dependent oxidoreductase, with product MTTQRRLRLGAFMRPATIHTGAWRYPGAFPDANFNFAHLKRFAQTLERGRFDAFFMADHLAVLNMSTQALKRSHTATSFEPLTLLSALAAVTERIGLIATASTTFDEPYHVARRFASLDHLSGGRAGWNLVTTANPDAALNFGLEEHVEHGERYRRGREFFDVVTGLWDSWADDAFVRDVESGTFFEPEKMHVLNHKGESLSVRGPLNIARPVQGWPVIVQAGSSEAGRQIAAETAEAVFTAQTTLADGQRFYADIKGRMAKLGRNPEHLKILPAVFVVVGDSLDDAREKRARLDSLVHYDSGIASLSIMLGHDVSGFDPDGPLPEIPETNASKSSRERVIEWASRDNLTIRQLAQRVGGYSGLEMIGTPTMIADQMEQWLVENGSDGFNVMFPYLPGGLDDFVDKVVPELQARDIFRREYEGVTLRENLGLPRPGNRFFKA from the coding sequence ATGACCACGCAACGTCGCTTGCGGCTCGGCGCTTTCATGCGCCCGGCCACCATTCATACCGGAGCCTGGCGTTACCCCGGTGCATTCCCGGACGCCAACTTTAATTTCGCGCATCTGAAGCGCTTTGCGCAGACGCTGGAGCGCGGCCGGTTCGACGCATTCTTCATGGCCGACCATCTTGCCGTACTCAACATGTCTACCCAGGCGTTGAAGCGAAGCCACACGGCTACGTCGTTCGAACCGCTGACGTTATTGTCGGCACTCGCGGCAGTGACCGAGCGGATCGGTCTGATCGCGACCGCGTCCACCACGTTCGATGAGCCTTATCACGTCGCGCGCCGCTTTGCCTCGCTCGACCACCTGAGCGGCGGGCGCGCTGGCTGGAATCTGGTCACCACGGCCAACCCGGACGCGGCGCTCAACTTCGGTCTGGAAGAACATGTGGAGCACGGCGAGCGCTACCGGCGGGGCCGGGAGTTCTTCGATGTCGTGACCGGCCTCTGGGATAGCTGGGCTGACGACGCCTTCGTTCGCGATGTTGAAAGCGGCACGTTCTTCGAACCAGAGAAGATGCATGTGCTGAACCACAAGGGCGAGAGCCTGTCGGTGCGTGGGCCGCTCAATATTGCGCGACCCGTGCAGGGTTGGCCGGTCATCGTGCAGGCGGGGTCGTCGGAAGCGGGCCGGCAGATCGCAGCCGAGACGGCGGAAGCCGTGTTCACCGCGCAGACCACGCTAGCGGATGGTCAGCGGTTTTACGCCGATATTAAAGGTCGCATGGCGAAACTCGGACGAAATCCCGAGCATCTCAAGATTCTGCCGGCGGTGTTCGTCGTGGTCGGTGACTCGTTGGACGATGCACGGGAAAAGCGAGCGCGTCTCGATAGCCTTGTTCATTACGACAGCGGCATTGCCTCGCTCTCGATCATGCTTGGTCACGATGTCTCGGGCTTTGATCCCGACGGGCCATTGCCCGAGATACCTGAAACCAACGCAAGCAAAAGCAGTCGCGAGCGTGTGATCGAATGGGCGAGCCGCGACAATCTCACGATCCGCCAGCTTGCGCAGCGGGTCGGCGGTTATTCGGGGCTTGAAATGATCGGCACGCCCACGATGATTGCAGACCAGATGGAGCAATGGCTCGTGGAGAACGGATCTGATGGCTTCAACGTGATGTTCCCGTATTTGCCGGGCGGCCTCGACGATTTCGTCGACAAGGTCGTGCCCGAACTGCAGGCAAGAGATATCTTTCGACGTGAATACGAAGGCGTCACCCTGCGAGAGAACCTTGGATTGCCGAGACCCGGAAACCGTTTTTTCAAGGCATGA
- a CDS encoding DUF6572 domain-containing protein → MSLLDVDTIDYVGVNILFKRVYVGIFDDLDWDNEATHFALLTKKIDRYTQYIRSGQLLAAYPRVRGYPVIIEYVAMRPMTRSAEAFWKTREALIRASGFDVRCRTVDVRHAVAADAETKVDDAEVAADTRLESVVNALDLATRPPPEEMHREDIVHGGRRAVLVMRKKTSSGR, encoded by the coding sequence ATGTCTCTTCTCGACGTGGACACTATCGATTACGTCGGCGTGAACATTTTGTTCAAGCGCGTGTACGTCGGCATTTTCGACGACCTCGACTGGGACAACGAAGCAACGCATTTTGCGCTGCTGACCAAAAAAATCGATCGTTACACGCAGTACATCCGTTCGGGTCAATTACTGGCGGCTTACCCGCGGGTGCGCGGCTATCCGGTGATTATTGAATACGTTGCAATGCGACCCATGACCCGCTCGGCCGAGGCGTTCTGGAAGACGCGCGAGGCGCTTATCCGCGCGAGTGGCTTTGACGTCCGGTGCCGTACCGTTGACGTGCGCCATGCGGTGGCCGCGGATGCCGAGACAAAAGTGGACGACGCTGAAGTTGCCGCTGACACGCGGCTGGAATCGGTTGTCAACGCGCTCGATCTTGCAACGCGGCCGCCTCCGGAAGAGATGCACCGTGAAGACATCGTCCATGGCGGACGGCGTGCGGTACTGGTGATGCGCAAGAAAACGTCCTCAGGACGATGA
- a CDS encoding DMP family protein, producing MNAKWTVALSLALLTVTAQVRAQTDQQLSSDAIQSALNAPPKQLHAQIVGIDTGARTLTLKGAKGRVIPVAVGKEVTNFDALKIGDRVDVQVRDAMLVRATRASAKGDELRKRVDTEVYAPASGSQGFGAVHETEIVATVQSINSKNKTITLRGPWRTETFDLSSEIAAYKLKPGDTVHAVLISATAVQVSPTAK from the coding sequence ATGAACGCAAAATGGACTGTGGCTTTATCGCTTGCCTTATTAACAGTGACAGCGCAGGTTCGCGCGCAAACCGATCAGCAACTTTCCAGTGACGCTATTCAATCCGCGCTGAACGCACCGCCGAAGCAGCTTCATGCGCAGATTGTCGGTATCGACACGGGCGCCAGGACCCTGACGCTAAAAGGCGCGAAGGGCCGGGTGATACCGGTGGCGGTCGGCAAGGAGGTCACGAACTTCGATGCCTTGAAGATCGGCGATCGTGTAGATGTGCAGGTCAGGGACGCGATGCTGGTCAGGGCAACGAGAGCGTCGGCGAAGGGCGATGAATTGCGAAAACGCGTTGATACCGAGGTTTATGCGCCCGCGTCCGGTTCTCAGGGTTTCGGCGCAGTCCACGAGACAGAGATTGTCGCAACGGTGCAGAGTATCAATAGCAAGAATAAAACAATCACCCTGCGTGGTCCATGGCGTACGGAGACGTTCGATTTAAGCTCTGAAATAGCCGCCTATAAATTGAAGCCCGGCGACACCGTTCACGCGGTATTGATTTCAGCCACGGCAGTGCAAGTGTCGCCCACGGCGAAATAA
- a CDS encoding DMT family transporter has product MQPFIVLLVLFSALLHATWNAFLHTSGDRVWQFGMMSFPYLVCSAIVLLFVPAPARESWPYIAASAALQLGYCVALAKAYKAGDFGQIYPIARGLSPLLVFAGAFVFAGEHLRPLALAGVTLVSAGIISLAFRKRRFATASVPAALVTGAFISAYTIVDGIGVRVAGSGFGYIAWAYLLFNVPLAAMAFYRYGGPRRLFLDDPRRSLQGLGGGAIAMIAYTIVIIAFRYLPIAMVSALRELSSIFAIVIGWLFMREKLTARRVLACALVTAGAVLIRI; this is encoded by the coding sequence ATGCAGCCTTTCATCGTCTTGCTCGTCCTGTTCTCGGCGTTGCTGCACGCCACCTGGAACGCCTTCCTGCACACCAGCGGCGACCGTGTCTGGCAGTTCGGCATGATGTCTTTCCCCTACCTTGTGTGTTCGGCAATCGTGTTGCTGTTCGTGCCCGCGCCGGCGCGCGAAAGCTGGCCGTACATTGCGGCATCGGCGGCTTTGCAGCTCGGTTATTGCGTGGCCTTGGCGAAGGCCTACAAGGCTGGTGATTTCGGGCAGATTTATCCGATTGCGCGCGGCCTCTCGCCGCTGCTCGTATTCGCCGGCGCATTCGTGTTCGCGGGCGAACACCTTCGGCCGCTCGCGCTGGCGGGCGTCACGCTGGTGTCGGCCGGCATCATTTCCCTGGCATTCCGTAAGCGCCGTTTCGCCACCGCAAGCGTACCGGCCGCGCTCGTGACGGGCGCGTTTATCTCTGCTTACACAATCGTGGACGGCATTGGCGTGCGCGTAGCCGGCAGCGGCTTCGGCTATATCGCATGGGCGTACCTCCTCTTCAACGTGCCCCTCGCCGCGATGGCTTTTTATCGATACGGCGGCCCGCGCCGCCTGTTCCTTGACGACCCGCGACGCTCGCTGCAAGGCTTGGGCGGCGGAGCGATCGCGATGATCGCGTACACCATTGTGATCATTGCGTTTCGTTATCTGCCCATTGCGATGGTCTCCGCGTTGCGCGAGCTTAGTTCGATCTTCGCCATTGTGATCGGCTGGCTGTTCATGCGCGAAAAGCTGACCGCGCGGCGCGTGCTGGCGTGTGCTCTCGTCACGGCCGGCGCGGTTTTGATCCGCATTTAA
- a CDS encoding zf-TFIIB domain-containing protein: MKCPVCKTPDLLMADRQGIEVDYCPTCRGVWLDRGELDKLIERAADESVSQAQAPAVSTPVARRHDEGRHYNDHDRRHGYGDDEYRDRRYPYKKKKSLLGDLFDFG; encoded by the coding sequence ATGAAATGTCCAGTGTGCAAGACACCGGATCTGCTGATGGCGGACCGCCAGGGAATCGAGGTCGACTATTGCCCGACATGTCGTGGCGTGTGGCTGGATCGCGGTGAGCTCGACAAACTGATCGAGCGCGCCGCTGACGAATCTGTCAGCCAAGCGCAGGCGCCAGCGGTAAGCACCCCGGTCGCGCGCCGGCATGACGAAGGCCGTCATTACAACGATCACGATCGACGCCACGGTTACGGCGATGACGAATATCGCGACCGGCGTTATCCGTACAAAAAGAAGAAGTCTCTTCTCGGCGATCTGTTCGACTTCGGTTGA
- a CDS encoding nitroreductase: MTNDATVTVMQALMSRRSIRAFLPDAVDETTLHQIFDHARRAPSGSNTQPWKAYVLTGEARDALSRKILAVYNDPEADKLHEEEFAYYPRKWTSPFIDRRRELGWSLYSLLGITREDKTRMKAQLGRNFEFFGAPVGVIFVTDRSMEQGSWLDYGMFLQSVMLMARAFGLDTCAQAAFNRYHRIIAEHLALPENEIVMCGMSLGYADPSQPENTLVSRREEVDDFVRWLR; the protein is encoded by the coding sequence ATGACCAACGATGCAACCGTGACCGTGATGCAGGCGCTGATGTCGCGCCGTTCCATTCGCGCGTTCCTGCCCGACGCGGTCGACGAAACCACCCTGCACCAGATCTTCGATCACGCCCGGCGCGCGCCATCGGGCAGCAACACGCAGCCGTGGAAGGCTTACGTGCTGACTGGCGAAGCGCGCGATGCGCTCTCACGGAAAATCCTTGCCGTGTACAACGATCCCGAGGCGGACAAGCTGCACGAGGAAGAATTCGCTTACTACCCGCGTAAGTGGACCTCACCGTTTATCGACAGAAGGCGTGAACTCGGCTGGTCCTTGTACTCGCTGCTCGGCATAACACGCGAGGATAAAACTCGCATGAAGGCCCAGCTCGGCCGCAATTTCGAATTCTTCGGCGCACCGGTCGGCGTGATTTTCGTCACGGATCGCAGCATGGAGCAGGGTTCCTGGCTCGACTACGGCATGTTCCTGCAGAGCGTCATGCTGATGGCGCGCGCGTTCGGGCTGGATACCTGTGCGCAGGCCGCGTTCAATCGCTATCACCGGATCATCGCGGAACATCTGGCGCTGCCTGAAAATGAGATCGTGATGTGTGGCATGAGCTTGGGTTACGCGGATCCGTCGCAACCTGAGAATACGCTCGTCAGCAGACGTGAAGAGGTCGACGACTTCGTGCGCTGGTTGAGGTGA
- a CDS encoding metallophosphoesterase, with translation MRRSAFFIRVIGIGILFHVYIGVRLIPAAPVGVPLRWLAVLALVASCLLIPLGMAARNISQQPLSDRLAWIGLLTMGFFSSLLALTFLRDIVLLVLHLISSVQKDTGGWPGFIAWSALGVPLLAVLVTLLGIYSARRRAGVKNVDVPIENLAPALNGFTIVQISDIHVGPTIKRHYVEKIVAAVNALSPDLIAVTGDVVDGSVPHLAAHTRPLSDLKARHGAFLVTGNHEYYAGVDKWIAEFRRLGLKVLLNEHVIVDHDGALAVVAGVTDYGAGSFDPAHRSDPAKAMLGAPTDIAFRLLLAHQPRSAPAASKAGFTLQLSGHTHGGQFLPWNFFVRLQQPFVAGLEKLNDLWVYTSRGTGYWGPPIRIGAPSEITRLRLVNVSGARPA, from the coding sequence ATGCGACGTTCCGCGTTTTTCATCCGCGTCATCGGTATCGGGATTCTGTTTCACGTATATATTGGCGTGCGCCTGATTCCGGCTGCACCCGTTGGCGTGCCGCTGCGATGGCTCGCAGTCCTCGCACTTGTGGCTTCTTGCTTGCTGATTCCGCTCGGCATGGCCGCGCGCAATATCAGTCAGCAACCGCTGTCCGATCGCCTGGCGTGGATCGGTCTGCTCACCATGGGGTTCTTCTCCTCGCTGCTGGCGCTGACTTTTCTCCGCGATATCGTGCTGCTTGTGCTGCACCTGATCAGCAGCGTGCAAAAGGATACCGGCGGCTGGCCTGGTTTCATCGCGTGGAGTGCGCTTGGCGTGCCGCTGCTCGCCGTGTTGGTTACGCTGCTCGGCATCTACAGCGCGCGGCGGCGTGCCGGCGTGAAGAACGTCGACGTGCCTATCGAAAACCTGGCTCCCGCGTTGAATGGTTTCACCATCGTGCAGATTAGCGATATCCACGTAGGCCCGACCATCAAACGTCATTACGTTGAAAAAATCGTGGCTGCGGTCAATGCGCTGTCGCCAGATCTGATCGCGGTGACAGGCGACGTGGTTGATGGTTCGGTGCCGCATCTCGCCGCCCATACGCGGCCGCTTTCCGACCTGAAGGCGCGGCATGGCGCATTCCTGGTCACCGGCAATCACGAGTATTACGCCGGCGTGGACAAGTGGATTGCTGAATTCCGCCGGCTTGGACTGAAGGTGCTGCTTAACGAACACGTGATTGTTGATCACGACGGCGCGCTTGCAGTCGTGGCCGGCGTGACCGACTACGGCGCGGGCAGTTTCGACCCTGCCCACAGGAGCGATCCGGCCAAAGCCATGCTCGGCGCACCAACCGATATTGCGTTTCGTCTGCTGCTCGCCCATCAGCCTCGCAGCGCACCGGCGGCATCGAAAGCGGGCTTTACGTTGCAATTGTCCGGCCACACGCATGGCGGGCAGTTTCTGCCGTGGAATTTCTTCGTCCGGTTACAGCAGCCTTTTGTTGCCGGACTCGAAAAGCTCAACGATTTGTGGGTGTATACCAGCCGCGGCACGGGCTACTGGGGACCGCCGATACGGATCGGCGCCCCGTCCGAAATTACGCGTTTGCGTCTGGTGAACGTGAGTGGCGCGCGTCCCGCCTAA
- the catC gene encoding muconolactone Delta-isomerase, translating into MLFLVHMVVQIPFDADSELINSLKADEKALSQKLQQEGKWRHLWRVAGQYANYSVLDVESNDELHTLLSSLPLFPYMAIQVTPLAQHPSAIAQN; encoded by the coding sequence ATGTTGTTCCTGGTTCATATGGTGGTGCAGATTCCTTTCGACGCCGACAGCGAGCTCATCAATAGCCTGAAGGCTGACGAGAAAGCGCTCTCGCAAAAACTGCAGCAGGAAGGGAAGTGGCGTCACTTGTGGCGCGTGGCGGGGCAGTACGCGAACTACAGCGTCCTCGATGTCGAGTCCAACGACGAGCTGCATACGTTGCTCAGCTCGCTGCCGCTCTTTCCTTACATGGCGATTCAGGTCACGCCGCTTGCGCAGCATCCGTCTGCTATCGCGCAGAACTGA